ACAGGCGAACAGCGAGAGGCCGAGGTAGCGCCGCATCACTCCTCACCTCCGGCGGCGAGGTAGATCGCGACCGCCGCGACGACGATGCCGGCCGCGCGGGTGGCGGTCAGCTCCTCGCCGAGGAAGGCGATTCCGATGATCGAACTCCCGACGATGAACAGCCCGTAGATCGGAACGACGATGCTGACCGGCCCGCGCTCGAGCGCCTGGTAGTAGGCGAGGATGCCCGAGGAGAGGAACAGCCCGGCGACGTAGACGATTCCCGCCGCGGGGGTGGTCACGGCGGTCGGATCGCCGGTGTCCGTCGCGACGAGTACGACGGTCGTCAGGCCCAGGAAGATCGTCGTCGAGAGGAAGAGCGCGACTGCGGGCGGCACGTCCCGCGTCACGACGCTCGTCAGCGGTGCCATCAGCCCGTAGGACACGAGCGCGACGAGCACCCAGAGGAGGTATTCCATACTCGGGTCTCGGGAGACGGTGACCTATACAGTCACGATTCCGGAATCGCACGCCGGGATCGGAATCGGCGGTCGAACGCGGGACGGGGACTGTACTACTCGACTACTCGATCCGCTCGAGGTCGTCGACCAGGTCGCTCGCGATCCCGGTATACCCCGACGGCGTCAGCGCGTGCAGTTCCTCGCGGACGTCTTCGTCGACGTCCAGCTCGTCGAACAGTTCGCGGAAATCATCGAGGGCGACGTCCTTCCCGCGGGAGATCGCCTTGACGCGCTCGTAGGCGTCCGCCTGGCCCTCGCGTCGGAGGATGGTCTGGACGGCCTCGCCGATGATCTCGGGGGTCGACTCGAGGTCGTCGCGCATGACCTGCTCGTTGGGGACGACCTTCGAAAGCCCCGCGGCGGTCTTCGTGTAGCCGATCAGGCAGTGGGCGAGGGCGGTGCCAATGTTGCGCTTGACCGTCGAGTCCGAGAGGTCCCGCTGGAGCCGGGAGGTCGTGACGTAGTCCGCGAGGAAGGTCAGGTCCGAGTTGGCCTTCGAGAGGTTGCCCTCGCTGTTCTCGAAGTCGATCGGGTTGACCTTGTGGGGCATCGTCGACGAGCCCGTCTCGCCCTCGACGGCTTCCTGGCCGAGGTAGCGGTCGGAGACGTAGAGCCACACGTCCAGATCGAGGTCGAGCAGGACGTCGTTGGCCCCGCGGAAGGCGTCGAACAGCGCCGCGAGGTCGTCGCAGGGGTTGACCTGCGTCGTCAGCGGCTCGAACTCGAGGCCGAGCCCCGTGACGAACTCCTCGGCGAAGGCCTGCCAGTCGACGTCGGGGTAGGCCGCCCGGTGGGCGGCGTAGGTGCCGGACGCGCCGCCGAGTTTGCCCCGCAGGTCGTCGGTCGCCTGGCGGATGCGGCCGGTAGCGCGACCCAGCCGGGAGGCGTAGACGGCCAGTTCCTTGCCGAAGGTGGTCGGCGTGGCGGGCTGGCCGTGGGTGCGCGCGAGCATCGGGAGGTCGCGGTACTCGCGGGCCATGTCGGCGAGGGTGTCGCGAACGTCGTACAGTTCCGGCAGGAGCACCTCGTCGACCGCGTCGCTGACGAGCAGCCGATGGGCGAGGTTGTTCACGTCCTCACTGGTCAGCCCGAAGTGGATCCAGGCCGAGGCGTCGCTGTCCTCGGGCAGCCGGTGGCGGACGAAGTACTCGACGGCCTTGACGTCGTGGTTCGTCGCCTCGAATCCGGCGTGGCCCTCGGACTCGAGTTTCTTGATCAGGCGGGCGTCCTCCGCGGCGAAGCCCTCGTAGAGGGCCCGCAACCGTTTGCGCTCCTCGAGGTCGAGTTCCAGCGGCGTCGCCGCCAGGTCGGCGAGCGCGATCAGGTACTCGACTTCGACGCGGACGCGGGCGCGCATGAGCGCGGCCTCGCTCGCGTACGGCGACAGCGGTGCGGTCCGGCCGTCGTACCGGCCGTCCAGCGGCGAGACGGCGTACAGGGCGTCGGTCTCCGTCATACTGGCCGTTGGTCCGGCCCGTCGCAAAAGCGTATCGAAACCGCGACCCGCGAGAGGCCACGAGTGTGCATACCTCCGCGTGATGGGTGGCGAATATGGCCGTAATAATACACAGGTGTGCATACATCGGGGATCAAGACCGCAACCACTTTGCCGCTCGCGGGCGCGGGTTCAATCATGACGCGAATCGCCGGGATGGCCGGCAACCGAGGGCGCAACCTGTTGAACATCGCCGACCGACGGCCTGGCGGGGCCGAGTTCGCCGTCGTCCTGACGACCGACCCGGACGCGCCGGTGCTCGAGGGCGCGGCCGAGCGCGATATTCCGACCGAAGTCGTCTCCGTCGAGGACGACATGAGCCGCCGCGAGCACGAGGCGGCGGTCGTCGAGGCGCTGGCCGACTACGAGTTCGACCTGGTCTGCCTGGACGGCTACATGCGGATCCTCTCGGACGCGTTCCTCGACGAAGCGCCGACGACGCTGAACGTCCACCCCGCCCTGCTGCCGTCGTTCCCCGGGATGGACGCCTGGGGCGACGCGCTCGACGCCGGCGTCTCGGTGACGGGCTGTACGGTCCACGTCGTCACGGACGCGACCGACGAGGACGGCGCGGTCGTCGAGAGCGAGGTCGACGCCGGTCCGATCGTCACCCAGGAGCCGATCCCCGTCTACGAGGGCGACGACGAGGAGTCCCTGAAGGAGCGCGTCCTCTACGAGGGCGAGTTCCGCGCGTACCCCCGCGCCGTGAAGTGGTTCGCCGAGGGCGCGGTCGACGTGGACCGCGAGGCCGGTGAGGTCACCGTCGAGGCCGACGCGCCGACCGTCCCTGACGCCGAGGGGCTGCCCGCGCGCCGGCTCACCTCGAGCGATCGGGCCGATACGCTCCGCTACGGGGAGAACCCCCACCAGAACGCGGCGGTTTACGCCGACTACACCTGCGACGAGGCCAGCGTCGTCCACGCCGACCAGCTCAACGAGGGCGCGAAGGCGCTGTCGTACAACAACTACAACGACGCCGACGGCGCGCTGAACCTGATCAAGGAGTTCGACGAGCCCGCGGCGGCGGTCATCAAGCACACCAATCCGGCGGGCTGCGCCACGGCGGATTCGCTCGCCGAGGCCTACGAGAAGGCCCTCTCGACGGACCCGATGAGCGCCTTCGGCGGCATCGTCGCGCTCAATCGGGAGTGCGACGCCGCCACCGCAGAACAGATCATCGACTCGTTCAAGGAGGTCGTCGTCGCGCCGGGCTACACCGACGACGCGCTCGAAGTGCTCTTCGAGAAGGAGAACCTGCGGGTGCTCGACGTGGGCGAACTCGGCGATCGTACCGAGCGGTTTACGGAGAAACCGCTCGTCGGCGGCCGCCTGGTCCAAGAGCGCGACCGCCAGGCGGTCTCGGCCGACGACCTGGAGATCGTCACCGAGCGCGAGCCCACCGACGAGGAACTCGAGACGATGGTCTTCGCCTGGCAGACCCTCA
This window of the Natrinema salifodinae genome carries:
- the purB gene encoding adenylosuccinate lyase; translated protein: MTETDALYAVSPLDGRYDGRTAPLSPYASEAALMRARVRVEVEYLIALADLAATPLELDLEERKRLRALYEGFAAEDARLIKKLESEGHAGFEATNHDVKAVEYFVRHRLPEDSDASAWIHFGLTSEDVNNLAHRLLVSDAVDEVLLPELYDVRDTLADMAREYRDLPMLARTHGQPATPTTFGKELAVYASRLGRATGRIRQATDDLRGKLGGASGTYAAHRAAYPDVDWQAFAEEFVTGLGLEFEPLTTQVNPCDDLAALFDAFRGANDVLLDLDLDVWLYVSDRYLGQEAVEGETGSSTMPHKVNPIDFENSEGNLSKANSDLTFLADYVTTSRLQRDLSDSTVKRNIGTALAHCLIGYTKTAAGLSKVVPNEQVMRDDLESTPEIIGEAVQTILRREGQADAYERVKAISRGKDVALDDFRELFDELDVDEDVREELHALTPSGYTGIASDLVDDLERIE
- a CDS encoding EamA family transporter gives rise to the protein MEYLLWVLVALVSYGLMAPLTSVVTRDVPPAVALFLSTTIFLGLTTVVLVATDTGDPTAVTTPAAGIVYVAGLFLSSGILAYYQALERGPVSIVVPIYGLFIVGSSIIGIAFLGEELTATRAAGIVVAAVAIYLAAGGEE
- the purH gene encoding bifunctional phosphoribosylaminoimidazolecarboxamide formyltransferase/IMP cyclohydrolase; the protein is MTRIAGMAGNRGRNLLNIADRRPGGAEFAVVLTTDPDAPVLEGAAERDIPTEVVSVEDDMSRREHEAAVVEALADYEFDLVCLDGYMRILSDAFLDEAPTTLNVHPALLPSFPGMDAWGDALDAGVSVTGCTVHVVTDATDEDGAVVESEVDAGPIVTQEPIPVYEGDDEESLKERVLYEGEFRAYPRAVKWFAEGAVDVDREAGEVTVEADAPTVPDAEGLPARRLTSSDRADTLRYGENPHQNAAVYADYTCDEASVVHADQLNEGAKALSYNNYNDADGALNLIKEFDEPAAAVIKHTNPAGCATADSLAEAYEKALSTDPMSAFGGIVALNRECDAATAEQIIDSFKEVVVAPGYTDDALEVLFEKENLRVLDVGELGDRTERFTEKPLVGGRLVQERDRQAVSADDLEIVTEREPTDEELETMVFAWQTLKHVKSNGILFADGTETVGIGMGQVSRVDAVRLAAMKADEHAEGKDAEGAVMASDAFFPFPDGIEEAAEAGIEAVIQPGGSVNDEDVIEAADEHGIAMAFTGQRSFRHD